The genomic interval caGATTACTAGGTTTTGTCTTCGTGATATCCAATGTATTCACAAtagataagaaaaaaattattaaactcattacaaatagttttagtatCCTTAACTTCATTACCATTTATGTTCAGactctttattgatttattttttactttttgacctGTCACTTCATTTAATACTTGCCAGGTTCTTTTTGAGTCACCGTTACAGATTTTAAAAGCATTCTCAtagtatgaattttttaaattttttatttcaatctgaagtttattcctatattttttaaaataattaattaatttatcattgttcgggtgatttttaactttctcaaaaagcttgtttttaaattttattttcgcacatatataattattcatccacggtttaattttaaactaagcTTTCCCTAGCATTACGTTTTTCAACTTTACATTCAGAAATGATTGACAGAAGCTTACTGTGAAAAGTATAAAATGCAGAGGACGGGTTTGTGTCACTGTAGACATCTTTCCAATCTACGCTATCTAGAGTTGTTTTTCCAGTTTGACGTAATCAATACGATAAGAAGGGCCAGAGCTCGCAGGTGAcgtgtctatctgtctgtccgtccggtTAGCGCACACTCGTTACACTCAAGACAACCATCCGGTGGTCCGTTATGTTTGTGTCAACAACCATCACTTCCGCCTCCgtcatatatttgtttgttatctTTGTAAAAACGTGATCAATGCAGGAAATCGATTCAGCTGTAATTCTAGTTGgttctttttattaaacattcGAATCCATTTGAGGaaagaaaagtattgtatttatcaACAGTTCTgtcattaataagtaaattaagatttacgtcaccaataaaaaaaacattcctcttGTTATTGAAGTTATGGTTGTccacaaaatatgtgttaatttcgTTCAAAAATAATTCCTTACTAAAACTGTGCAGTCTATAAATTGCAATTAAACAGAAATATTgagagttaaatttaaattctaattttagcaTATCAGCTGacattatattaacaatatcaaaactattgaCTTCAATACCCGacttaataaatattgcaatacctCCAGCTCTATGATCTCCGTTAGGTTTTATGTAACTTGTGTAattacgaatattgtaaaaatttaatttcattttcgtCAATCCAAATTTCtgacaatactattatttcggAATGCAAACCTCTACCATCCATTTCAGCCAAGAAGCTATCAAAATTACTCCTCATACTGCGAATATTTTGGTGTAATACCTCTAAATTCTTCCACTCTTTagtcattaaattgtttttgttataaactcattttcattaaacaaataaaaatccatcaaaaatacaatatactacaatgtaatatatacaagaGTCCATCAAGGTTCAAAACCAGATCaaagaatattaaatcaaaattcaatataataatacaaaaataacagatGCGCGTCCTTTCcataaactcaaaatattcattttgttttatatttataattctaactTAAAGTTGTTATTGCATTAAAGCGCTTGACAGttccataattagtttataaagaaattataaaaataatattattttgtagcaatacaataaaaataacccttggaatacaaatcaaaatactGGAAAGGTTTACacttgtgtaaaaattaatactaaatgagACTATGTACATAATTACAGATACCGTTGTAAGTCCTCCTCACTCGAGATGACCTTTACTGGCGCTTTATCTTCTTTTCTCATGAAGATTTTCCCGTTTCGGACCCAGAGGAATTTGTAGTTCTTCTCACGCTGAAACTTCCTCGCCAATGCATGTAACCTCCTCCGAGCTGGTGACAGCGACTCATTGACATAGATCGGGCAATCGTCCTTCCTGCCAATGTGACGGGTCGACAGGGTCGTCTTCACACGCCTCCGCTGAATAAAACTCTCTTTGTCCATGCGACGCACAAATTTCACTATTATCCCTGGTGGCTTGTCTCCAGTTTTCTGTACACCCAACCTGTGACATGCGTCAACCATAGTGTCAGAGATATCAAAGTCCAAGGCCCTTCCGACGTCTTTAACaatgtttaacacattttctGCAGGCTCCAGAGGAATTCCTTGAATCTCAATGCAATTGCTTCTTGAGTATTGCTCAATGTCTTCAAGACGAGTTTCCAACTcctttacttttttctttaattggCTATTTTCAGTTGTAAGGGCCTCTATGAGATTACTCATTTTACTACACTCGTTGCTCTGAGCCTTCACTGCATCTGTATTTTCTGCAAGTTGCAAATTCACAGCTTCGATGgcagtattaaaacttttttcatattgtttttgacTGTCCCTTATTTCTGTGACGACCTTCATAACGTCTTCAAGAGATAACCTGCCCTCGCCCGCCTCTGACTCAAACCGCATACTTTTCCGTCTTTCAGCTGCACAGTTCTTACACCTCCACACCATACCATCCTGGGTAATGCAGTCTACATCCGCTTTACTAAATTTCAAGCACACAGCATGAAAATCGGTTTTGCAGTCGCTGCACGTTTACTTTAGGCTTATTACCTGCAATAGGCTTCAAACACACACCACAACtagacatttcaaaattaaaaaataatataaacaaatcaattaaCACTAAAATAACGAATATCGTTAGCTCAATAGGCTGGCTGAAACTTGATTAGGCCGAACTCGTCCACGCGATGTACAATAGCGGGAGCACGCACTGATAACGTTGTTGACTCTCCGAGCGCTGACTCATCACTGATGAAGCAGTATGCTTGCTATTAAacgataataattttattgaattcttattttttcaagttattgTACACcccatcacgtgtcacgtaacaggattcgttaaggttgcatgcacaatttaaaatgacagacatacaatcataaaaaatataaatcaaaacaaaaattacatcccAACAAAATACATGGTTGGAAATACACCTCCATAGAGCAAATTTTtatctatgtataaattatattttaaaatataattatgaaatacattattgaattttgaatCTACGAATGAAATACAATTTCGAATATCTTACCAAGTGGTAAATTGGaaacttttttcattaatgtgggtgttattttaatattttaacagtgctAGGAAAcgtaacttaatgaaaaaaaattaatgtggCAAGATATTCCAAGAAATATCTCATTCGTTTACTCGtcaaagtttgaatgaaacttcatatCTACATGAAAAGAGTGTAGGTGCAACCATGAGTTTTAGCGTAGCGTAGTTTTGTTGTCAATATATTTCCTGTACGACTGTTTTCAAATCATATTTGCTTGAATAGGTCCAAAAACAtacggtgacgaagaagctcaaattttaaactctttacatagtttcaaaATCAGATTACAATCTACCTAAGATATATCACCTGAAGTATTCTAATTGGTCTACATCGGGTGCATAGCCGAGTGCACTATGATATTTTAGACTCAGTCTTTAAGCACGGTgtagcaaccgagttttctacacataagcAGTTATGATGGGATGGGTTTTATCTATGTggttgttgagtttagcttcaattCACCTTCCTCGTAGTGGAGAAGTTTAAACTTCGTGCAACGCCAGGTAATAAGAAGATCTGCTAGTTTTTAGTAGAAAAGCCCTATCAacttatattctaaatatattataggaaataatattaataataagtacaatatttttaagacattgtATTAAAACGTAACTTTTCCAGAGCTTGCAGATGTGAACACCTGAAGGACACCTGTGAACGCGGAATGGGACCGATTATTAGCCGACGTGTGAACTATTGATATGCTTAGAAGTTATAAACGTGTAGTATCTTTAATATCTAAAGATGGCACCACTAAGATTCAATAATACCGGGTATAAATAAAGCAGATTTGTGCAAACCTGCTCAGTGCTCGGCAACGTGTTGGTTTATTGCACAGAAACAAGCCAATATTTGCCTTGCAATATTTTGTTGGTCATATTGGTGGAGGTTTTTAACGGCAACATGACATTAAATTACTGTGCTGAGAGAACAGTTTTTATTAGGTTGGCCGTTTTGCAgttagtttagtattttaaaatatacgaatTTTTACCGatcacaaattttgtttatttttgaaacatgCTAATAATAAGGAAATCTTGttatagtgtaatataaatatagaattccAAAAAGAAGAATGTTTCGCGTAGTAGTTACTATTGTTAGTGAAACTCACTATTGTACGCGTAATAACTGGTTCACGTTCCCGGGTGACTGCAGGTTCTGTGGATGGCCCCATTGTAGGCTCATCTCAGTAATATTTTATGGGGATCTCAAATTGGCCTAACTATGACTTTCATATTTCTTGCAAAACAATCTGTTACAACGCGCCTTTAATATTATTCTCACTTTCTGACGGAAAGTAGTAAGTGACCCTTTTTTATAcacaatcaattttattttcaaatagattttaaaatagagAATGGAATTGAAATTGGAAAGCAATTGCCTCCAACTTCCATTCCATCTCATACATAAAATCGAAAATGTGTGTTTAAGAGCAGGATTTCGAAATGTTTTCAAGAATTCTAAGAAAGAGTTAACAAAGATATGATTAAGGGAAGTTTTTTGTTAATGTGACACACAGATTTTTGAGACCTGGGATGGGATTTGGGAGAAGACCAACTTCGACATGTCGGGTGGAAATGGTTTTCTGGTTTCGCTACACCACGGGAAACAAGTCTGGACAACAGGGTTTTACCAGGAAACACATGCAAAACAACGCTTATTACAGTGATAATTGTTGGAAGATATGTCCCTACAACAgacacatattttctttatccAACACAGATAAAAAGCAAATTacatttcaactactttaaaTAATGGTTAGCGTATGTAAGGACACGGCTTGGACGGGAGAAATAAAAAGGATAAATTCCACTTTATTATCCATTAGGCAGAAAACATGAAAGTTACacactttttaattatatacgaAGCTCAAATGAACtcatattaagttatttaaaacctTGTAACTGGGAAGAAAACTGCACTGAAAATGCCAGCCCACACTTGTAATAGAAATGGTAGTTTGATAATTATCAATGTTATTCATCAGAAA from Homalodisca vitripennis isolate AUS2020 unplaced genomic scaffold, UT_GWSS_2.1 ScUCBcl_8356;HRSCAF=16434, whole genome shotgun sequence carries:
- the LOC124374418 gene encoding uncharacterized protein LOC124374418 gives rise to the protein MVWRCKNCAAERRKSMRFESEAGEGRLSLEDVMKVVTEIRDSQKQYEKSFNTAIEAVNLQLAENTDAVKAQSNECSKMSNLIEALTTENSQLKKKVKELETRLEDIEQYSRSNCIEIQGIPLEPAENVLNIVKDVGRALDFDISDTMVDACHRLGVQKTGDKPPGIIVKFVRRMDKESFIQRRRVKTTLSTRHIGRKDDCPIYVNESLSPARRRLHALARKFQREKNYKFLWVRNGKIFMRKEDKAPVKVISSEEDLQRYL